Proteins encoded in a region of the Neodiprion virginianus isolate iyNeoVirg1 chromosome 2, iyNeoVirg1.1, whole genome shotgun sequence genome:
- the LOC124298759 gene encoding uncharacterized protein LOC124298759 isoform X1 — protein MTGCCVPECHNSTRKNYFMKVLPRDPIRRTNWVKNIGLVNLMRKERTYLCEPSDDVQICKHENNSEGNKSVLNTVNWTMSLIIEVHRNDLVNRQDEVEIISESDKDIEQQNLIDNEALKFEEYGESLNKSQRKEKLPQTNKVIINTDPKEELSRLKQLVFKKTHMVNIYKKKLKSTRRDLGYVDNAPNDRYKAAVQSIFNSDQI, from the exons ATGACTGGGTGTTGTGTGCCTGAATGTCATAATTCGactagaaaaaattatttcatgaaagTTCTACCTCGTGATCCCATACGACGAACGAattgggtgaaaaatattggacTCGTTAATTTGATGCGAAAAGAGCGCACGTACTTGTGTGAA CCATCTGATGATGTACAAATCTGCAAACATGAGAACAATTCCGAAGGCAACAAGTCAGTGTTAAATACTGTAAACTGGACTATGTCACTCATAATTGAAGTGCATAGAAACGATCTGGTAAAT CGTCAAGATGAAGTAGAAATCATATCAGAAAGTGATAAAGATATTGAGCAACAAAACTTAATTGATAATGAAgcattgaaatttgaagaatatgGTGAGTCATTGAATAAGAgtcaaagaaaagaaaaattaccacAGACCAATAAAgtcattataaatacagatCCTAAGGAAGAGTTGTCTCGATTGAAGCAActggtatttaaaaaaacgcACATGGTTAatatttacaagaaaaaactgaaaagcACTAGGCGTGATCTTGGATATGTTGATAATGCACCAAATGATAGGTACAAAGCTGCAGTGCAAAGTATATTTAACAGTGATCAAATCTAA
- the LOC124298759 gene encoding uncharacterized protein LOC124298759 isoform X2 encodes MTGCCVPECHNSTRKNYFMKVLPRDPIRRTNWVKNIGLVNLMRKERTYLCEPSDDVQICKHENNSEGNKSVLNTVNWTMSLIIEVHRNDLVNRQDEVEIISESDKDIEQQNLIDNEALKFEEYDPKEELSRLKQLVFKKTHMVNIYKKKLKSTRRDLGYVDNAPNDRYKAAVQSIFNSDQI; translated from the exons ATGACTGGGTGTTGTGTGCCTGAATGTCATAATTCGactagaaaaaattatttcatgaaagTTCTACCTCGTGATCCCATACGACGAACGAattgggtgaaaaatattggacTCGTTAATTTGATGCGAAAAGAGCGCACGTACTTGTGTGAA CCATCTGATGATGTACAAATCTGCAAACATGAGAACAATTCCGAAGGCAACAAGTCAGTGTTAAATACTGTAAACTGGACTATGTCACTCATAATTGAAGTGCATAGAAACGATCTGGTAAAT CGTCAAGATGAAGTAGAAATCATATCAGAAAGTGATAAAGATATTGAGCAACAAAACTTAATTGATAATGAAgcattgaaatttgaagaatatg atCCTAAGGAAGAGTTGTCTCGATTGAAGCAActggtatttaaaaaaacgcACATGGTTAatatttacaagaaaaaactgaaaagcACTAGGCGTGATCTTGGATATGTTGATAATGCACCAAATGATAGGTACAAAGCTGCAGTGCAAAGTATATTTAACAGTGATCAAATCTAA